A genome region from Hydrogenoanaerobacterium saccharovorans includes the following:
- a CDS encoding peptide chain release factor 3 has translation MADLKTEIERRRTFAIISHPDAGKTTLTEKFLLYGGAIALAGSVKGKKTAKHAVSDWMEIEKQRGISVTSSVMQFNYEGYCINILDTPGHQDFSEDTYRTLMAADSAVMVIDASKGVENQTRKLFKVCLLRDIPIFTFINKMDREARDPFDLMEEIENELGIKTYPINWPIGCGKEFKGVYDRHKKEIISFTANNGQHEVEKMEVDINDPRLETLIGEQHRQTLVDDIELLDGASYDFDMDAIRHGKLSPVFFGSALTNFGVEPFLEDFLKMTTPPLPRDSSEGEVDPFSKDFSAFVFKIQANMNKAHRDRIAFMRICSGRFDKNMEVAHIQGGKNLKLSQPQQIMAQDREIIDEAYAGDIIGVFDPGIFSIGDTISVPSKKFEFAGIPTFAPEHFARIRQKDTLKRKQFVKGTTQIAQEGAIQIFQEPFKGMEEVIVGVVGTLQFDVLEYRLKNEYNVDIIMERLAYQYIRWIENKDIDIKQLNLSSDTKVVQDFKGRFLLLFTDSWNINWALDKNKGLILSEFGR, from the coding sequence TTGGCTGATTTGAAAACTGAAATAGAGCGCAGAAGAACGTTTGCGATTATCTCTCACCCCGATGCGGGTAAAACAACGCTTACTGAGAAATTTTTGCTTTACGGCGGGGCAATTGCCCTAGCAGGCTCGGTTAAGGGCAAAAAAACGGCAAAGCATGCAGTATCCGATTGGATGGAAATTGAAAAACAAAGAGGTATTTCGGTAACCTCATCGGTAATGCAGTTTAATTACGAGGGCTACTGCATTAATATTCTGGATACCCCGGGACATCAGGATTTCTCGGAGGATACTTACCGTACACTCATGGCGGCAGACAGCGCGGTTATGGTTATTGATGCATCCAAGGGTGTTGAGAACCAAACCAGAAAGCTGTTTAAGGTGTGTTTGCTGCGCGATATCCCTATCTTTACATTTATCAATAAGATGGACAGAGAAGCGCGCGACCCTTTCGACCTGATGGAAGAAATCGAGAACGAACTGGGTATCAAAACCTATCCCATCAACTGGCCCATCGGCTGCGGTAAAGAGTTTAAGGGCGTTTACGACCGCCATAAAAAAGAGATTATCTCGTTTACCGCCAACAACGGTCAGCACGAGGTAGAAAAAATGGAGGTTGATATCAACGACCCCCGTTTGGAGACACTGATTGGGGAACAACACCGCCAAACACTGGTGGACGATATTGAGCTGCTCGACGGCGCAAGCTACGACTTTGATATGGATGCCATACGTCATGGCAAACTTTCCCCCGTGTTTTTTGGTTCGGCGCTTACCAACTTTGGTGTAGAGCCGTTTTTGGAAGACTTTTTAAAAATGACAACACCCCCGCTGCCGCGTGATTCAAGCGAAGGCGAGGTTGACCCGTTCAGCAAAGATTTTTCTGCATTCGTATTTAAAATCCAGGCAAACATGAACAAGGCGCATCGCGATAGAATTGCGTTTATGCGCATCTGCTCAGGGCGATTTGATAAAAATATGGAGGTTGCACACATTCAGGGCGGCAAAAACCTCAAGCTTTCGCAGCCGCAGCAGATTATGGCACAAGACCGCGAAATTATCGACGAAGCTTATGCCGGCGACATCATTGGTGTGTTCGACCCCGGTATTTTTTCCATCGGTGATACCATCAGCGTGCCTAGCAAAAAATTTGAATTTGCGGGCATCCCCACCTTTGCACCCGAGCATTTTGCGCGCATTCGCCAAAAGGATACCTTGAAGCGCAAGCAGTTTGTAAAAGGCACCACCCAAATTGCGCAAGAGGGTGCAATTCAAATTTTTCAGGAGCCGTTCAAGGGCATGGAAGAGGTCATTGTAGGCGTTGTGGGTACTCTGCAATTTGATGTATTGGAGTACCGCTTGAAGAACGAATACAATGTGGATATCATTATGGAGCGGCTGGCGTACCAGTACATCCGATGGATTGAGAACAAAGACATCGACATCAAGCAGCTGAACCTCAGTTCGGATACCAAAGTGGTGCAGGACTTTAAAGGACGTTTTCTGCTGCTGTTTACCGACAGTTGGAATATTAACTGGGCACTCGATAAAAACAAAGGGCTTATTCTATCTGAATTCGGGCGCTAA
- a CDS encoding GNAT family N-acetyltransferase, translating to MNFMIENNRIYYKDEHGKLVAEVTFPAESVHVANIDHTFVDDSLRGQGIAGKLMQAAVEKLRADGKKVHPTCSYAVTWFQKHPEHADLLV from the coding sequence ATGAATTTTATGATAGAAAACAATCGAATTTATTATAAGGATGAACATGGAAAACTGGTTGCCGAGGTTACTTTTCCAGCAGAATCGGTTCATGTTGCAAATATTGACCACACCTTTGTGGACGACAGCCTGCGCGGGCAGGGTATTGCCGGCAAACTGATGCAAGCTGCAGTAGAAAAGCTGCGCGCCGACGGTAAAAAAGTACACCCTACTTGCTCGTACGCGGTGACTTGGTTTCAAAAGCATCCGGAACATGCCGATCTGCTTGTATAA
- a CDS encoding ribokinase codes for MKLLNFGSLNIDYVYKVDHFVRPGETMSSESRQTFCGGKGLNQTIALARAGVQVYHAGAVGKADGEMLLEALKKNNVNIDFVKQCEDIATGHAIIQVNRSGQNCIMLYGGANQTMTKEHIDETLAGFSADDFLILQNEINNLGYIMEQAHKKGLVIVLNPSPMNEKILALPLEFVDYFMLNEVEAADICGEESKDNLLGSLSRKYPKAKIVLTLGKHGVQYKDGEQILSHGIYKVPVVDTTAAGDTFTGFFIGSLAQGYAAEEALRLASVASSIAVSRQGAESSIPYMDEVKNSNLVAE; via the coding sequence ATGAAACTGTTGAATTTTGGGTCGCTCAATATAGATTATGTGTATAAGGTTGACCATTTTGTCCGTCCCGGCGAAACGATGTCGTCAGAGTCACGCCAAACTTTTTGCGGAGGTAAGGGGCTCAACCAAACCATTGCACTGGCAAGGGCGGGGGTACAGGTATACCATGCAGGTGCTGTGGGTAAAGCGGATGGCGAAATGTTGCTTGAAGCTTTGAAGAAAAATAATGTGAACATCGATTTTGTAAAGCAGTGCGAAGATATTGCCACAGGCCATGCCATTATCCAGGTAAACCGTTCGGGGCAAAATTGCATTATGCTTTACGGCGGCGCAAACCAAACGATGACAAAAGAGCATATTGATGAAACACTTGCGGGCTTTTCGGCAGACGATTTTCTTATCCTGCAAAACGAAATCAATAATTTAGGCTATATCATGGAGCAGGCACACAAAAAAGGATTGGTAATTGTACTGAATCCGTCGCCGATGAATGAGAAGATTCTTGCGCTGCCCCTTGAGTTTGTCGATTATTTTATGCTTAACGAGGTGGAGGCAGCCGATATCTGCGGCGAAGAGAGCAAGGATAATTTGCTCGGCAGCTTGTCGCGCAAATACCCCAAAGCAAAAATTGTACTGACACTCGGCAAGCACGGTGTGCAGTATAAAGACGGCGAGCAAATCCTATCGCATGGCATTTACAAAGTACCTGTGGTAGATACCACTGCAGCGGGGGATACATTTACAGGCTTCTTCATTGGTAGCCTGGCGCAAGGCTATGCAGCCGAAGAGGCGTTGCGTTTGGCATCGGTTGCATCATCCATTGCAGTTTCACGGCAAGGTGCCGAATCTTCTATCCCTTATATGGATGAAGTGAAAAACAGCAATCTGGTGGCAGAATAG
- a CDS encoding M20 family metallopeptidase: protein MMLQHISNVQKDEALKLLCDAIGIVTVNPNGEEKLLADFIASYLQGTGCTVTVQEFAPNRANIIATIKGRTNQKALLINGHLDTVPFGNTDGWNTAPDKAVIRGGTLYGRGASDMKSGLCAALYAFCMFAAEGFVPEHDIIFAGTADEETDGLGAQAIVNSGLLNNVGHIIIGEPTGNQISVASKGTLWLEFSICGKTSHGAYPWEGINAAEVAYELFTEIKKSIEEASHPYLSVPTCTLTKIQGGVKVNMVPDACNMTLDIRTVPSVCHNELLAQVNRLIAGLQQQFGGLKIEYQVLTNRMAVEISPHNSLVEELSNTVQEVCGVKPQLTGTGFFSDASIFLKDYNLPTVLFGPGESSEAHKPNECVFIKNYFDAIECYYHFMKQQ, encoded by the coding sequence ATGATGTTACAACATATTTCGAACGTTCAAAAGGATGAGGCATTGAAGCTGCTGTGCGATGCAATCGGCATCGTTACGGTAAATCCCAATGGAGAGGAGAAGTTGCTGGCAGATTTTATCGCCTCTTATTTGCAGGGCACAGGCTGTACGGTTACAGTACAGGAGTTTGCACCCAACAGGGCAAATATTATAGCAACCATAAAAGGCCGAACCAACCAAAAAGCACTGCTGATAAACGGGCATTTGGATACCGTGCCGTTTGGTAATACCGATGGATGGAATACCGCGCCGGATAAAGCAGTAATTCGGGGCGGTACCCTGTATGGGCGCGGTGCCAGTGATATGAAAAGCGGGCTTTGTGCGGCCTTGTATGCCTTTTGTATGTTTGCGGCAGAGGGCTTTGTACCCGAACACGACATCATTTTTGCAGGCACAGCAGATGAAGAAACGGATGGACTGGGTGCTCAGGCAATCGTAAACAGCGGGTTGCTAAATAACGTGGGACATATTATAATAGGAGAGCCTACGGGCAACCAAATTTCGGTAGCTTCCAAAGGTACATTGTGGTTGGAGTTTTCTATTTGCGGAAAAACCTCACACGGGGCATATCCGTGGGAGGGCATCAACGCGGCAGAGGTTGCCTACGAGCTTTTTACAGAGATAAAAAAGAGCATCGAAGAGGCAAGCCACCCGTACCTTTCGGTGCCTACTTGTACTTTGACTAAAATTCAAGGCGGAGTTAAGGTAAATATGGTGCCCGATGCCTGTAATATGACGTTGGATATCAGGACGGTACCCTCTGTTTGCCACAATGAGCTGTTGGCGCAGGTGAACAGGCTGATTGCAGGTTTACAGCAGCAGTTTGGTGGTTTAAAGATAGAATATCAGGTTTTAACCAATCGGATGGCGGTTGAAATTTCACCCCACAACAGTTTGGTTGAAGAACTTTCAAATACAGTACAAGAGGTGTGCGGTGTAAAGCCACAGCTTACAGGAACAGGTTTTTTCAGTGATGCATCTATTTTTCTAAAAGATTACAATTTGCCCACGGTGCTGTTTGGCCCGGGCGAAAGCAGCGAAGCACATAAACCCAACGAATGTGTTTTTATAAAAAACTACTTTGACGCTATCGAATGCTACTATCATTTTATGAAACAACAATAA
- a CDS encoding LysR family transcriptional regulator encodes MNLLSLKYVIEVDKAKSISKAAQNLFMGQPNLSKAIKELEHELGITIFKRTTKGVAPTREGAEFITHANTILSQVDELESMYKAPEEKNIRFSITAARADYISFGFTDFLSRMKRGAPLSVTFKEANAMAAIRDVAEGTSNLGIIRCPTLFESEFLSFLDEHQLKREVIWEYSMGVLMSRHHPLAPLSEIPYGALANYTEIAYGNIETPAPSYTKTIIETPVKPSSKCIYLYEQGTLYRLLQEVAGAYFWSPPVTKQFLEKNELVLRYCAISSLGSKDLVIYPKDYQLNMWEKMFVQSVKSATRNCVLV; translated from the coding sequence ATGAACCTGCTTTCGTTAAAGTATGTGATAGAGGTGGATAAAGCAAAATCGATCAGCAAAGCGGCTCAAAACCTGTTTATGGGGCAGCCAAATTTGAGTAAGGCAATTAAAGAGCTGGAGCACGAGCTGGGCATTACCATTTTTAAGCGTACAACCAAAGGCGTTGCCCCTACCCGCGAAGGTGCCGAGTTTATTACGCATGCCAACACCATTCTTTCACAGGTGGATGAGCTTGAATCGATGTACAAAGCACCCGAAGAAAAAAACATTCGGTTTAGCATAACCGCTGCCCGCGCAGATTATATATCTTTTGGCTTTACCGATTTTTTAAGCAGAATGAAGCGCGGCGCACCTTTATCCGTTACTTTTAAAGAGGCAAATGCTATGGCTGCCATTCGTGATGTGGCGGAGGGAACTTCCAATCTCGGTATCATCCGCTGCCCTACTCTTTTTGAAAGCGAATTTCTTTCTTTTTTGGACGAACATCAGCTGAAGCGAGAAGTAATTTGGGAGTATTCAATGGGCGTTTTGATGTCGAGGCATCATCCTTTGGCACCGTTGAGCGAAATCCCCTACGGCGCACTTGCCAATTATACAGAAATTGCTTACGGTAATATTGAAACACCCGCTCCGTCCTATACAAAAACCATTATCGAAACTCCGGTAAAGCCTTCATCGAAATGTATTTATTTATACGAACAAGGTACGCTGTACCGTTTATTGCAGGAGGTAGCAGGCGCTTATTTTTGGTCGCCGCCCGTTACAAAACAGTTTTTAGAGAAAAACGAGCTTGTGCTGCGCTATTGCGCCATTTCTTCTCTCGGCAGCAAAGACCTTGTCATTTACCCCAAAGACTACCAACTGAATATGTGGGAGAAAATGTTTGTTCAATCGGTAAAAAGTGCAACACGCAATTGTGTACTTGTGTAA